The Chitinivorax tropicus region ATCCATGATCGTGGCAAATGCACGGCTGCCCAGGTGAACGGGCACCATCCGATCAACCCAGCCCAGCAGGTGCATCCAGCGATACATCAGCAAACCCGCCACCAGGGCTGCCATGCTCATCAGCAAGGGCGTGTTCCAGCCATGCCATATCGCCAGCTGGAAACCAGGCACCGCGTCACCCAGCACACTCGGCAAAGCCAGACGCAGCAGAGGATCAACAGTGTACTGGGGCAGCACCCCCACCGCCACACACAGCAATACCAGCAATTCGACGGGAATCCGCATCCAGCGTGGCGGCTCATGAGGCTGGCGTGGCAGCTCTCCTTGCGGCCTGGCAAAAAAAACCAGGTGAACGAACCGCGCTGAATACGCCACACTCAAGGCCGTGGCCACCCAGGCCAGGGCAGGCAACAGCCAGGACGTTCCCAACGGCTGGGCTGCCAAAGCCTCTGCGTAGAACATCTCCTTGCTCAGAAAGCCATTCAGCAGCGGCACTCCGGCCATCGCAGCAGCAGCCACCGTTCCTAGCATGCTGGTGATTGGCATGGCCCGCCATAGGCCTCGCAGCTGGCGTAAATCACGGGTACCGGTTTCGTGATCGATGATGCCCGCCGTCATGAACAGCCCTGCTTTGAAGGTGGCATGATTGATGATGTGAAACACCGCAGCCACTGCCGCCGTTGGGGTATTCAGCCCGAACAGCAGGGTGATCAGCCCGAGGTGGCTGATGGTGGAATACGCCAACAAGCTTTTGAGGTCATCGCGATACAACGCGAAATAAGCCCCCCCCAACAAAGTGACCAACCCCACCGGTGCCACCATCGAAAACCACCAATCATTCCCACCCAGCACCGGGTAGAGGCGAGCCAGCAAGAACACACCAGCCTTGACCATGGTTGCGGAATGCAGATAGGCCGAGACTGGCGTGGGGGCGGCCATTGCCTGCGGCAGCCAGAAATGGAACGGAAACTGTGCCGATTTGGTAAATGCGCCCAGCAACACCAGGCCCATCGCAAACGGAAACCACGGATCGGCCTGGAGCTGCTGGCGCGCTGCGATCAGCGCGCTGACATCGTAGCTGCCCGCCATCTCGCCCAGCAGCACAAAGCCCCCCAACATCGCCAAGCCACCCGCGCCGGTGATGGTCAGCGCCATGCGTGCGCCGATCCGCGCCTGTCGCCCTTCATGCCAGAACCCGATCAGCAGAAACGAGCTGAGGCTGGTCAATTCCCAGAACACCAACAGCAGCAGCAAATTGTCCGACCACACGATGCCCAGCATCGCCCCCATGAACAACATCAGCAAGCCATAGAAACGAGGCAAGGAATCCACGCGACTCAGGTAATAGCGGGCATAGATGACCACCAGCAGCCCTATGCCCGTGATCAACAAGCCGAATAGATAACCCAAGCCATCCAGCGACAAAGAAAACCGCAACCCGAGT contains the following coding sequences:
- a CDS encoding monovalent cation/H+ antiporter subunit A yields the protein MLALMLFLPFLAAILIPLLGQWQARTAPWLAGATAGGLLAWLAWHAPWPGLDFSFSHRWLPALGLRFSLSLDGLGYLFGLLITGIGLLVVIYARYYLSRVDSLPRFYGLLMLFMGAMLGIVWSDNLLLLLVFWELTSLSSFLLIGFWHEGRQARIGARMALTITGAGGLAMLGGFVLLGEMAGSYDVSALIAARQQLQADPWFPFAMGLVLLGAFTKSAQFPFHFWLPQAMAAPTPVSAYLHSATMVKAGVFLLARLYPVLGGNDWWFSMVAPVGLVTLLGGAYFALYRDDLKSLLAYSTISHLGLITLLFGLNTPTAAVAAVFHIINHATFKAGLFMTAGIIDHETGTRDLRQLRGLWRAMPITSMLGTVAAAAMAGVPLLNGFLSKEMFYAEALAAQPLGTSWLLPALAWVATALSVAYSARFVHLVFFARPQGELPRQPHEPPRWMRIPVELLVLLCVAVGVLPQYTVDPLLRLALPSVLGDAVPGFQLAIWHGWNTPLLMSMAALVAGLLMYRWMHLLGWVDRMVPVHLGSRAFATIMDSLIKHGRWIALRSNDERLRPLLRWIILMTVLAGLWPWLAFDTPHQLPVAHLPDDPGLILMSALTIVAAMATVWWRDQRLKAMLAMAVVGLMVVLSFIQFSSPDLALTQLAVEVASTVLLLLALRWLPSPTDSAREPNWPRWRDAVLSLAAGFGVFLILLSVLQSPQDSLSGFYLEHALPLGGGANVVNVILVDFRGFDTLGEITVLAITSLIMVKLMDDYAAVPKPTEPDSLLLATLAKVMLPFALLLSAYLYLRGHQAPGGGFVAGLVTAAGLATQHMAYGSGWAARHMPVRGRRLAASGLLVAVATGAGSWLFDKNFLTSGHGHLALGWLGEFEWASAALFDLGVYMVVVGATMIMLTRLAATQDPLEEQH